A window of Accipiter gentilis chromosome 24, bAccGen1.1, whole genome shotgun sequence contains these coding sequences:
- the BRCC3 gene encoding lys-63-specific deubiquitinase BRCC36, which translates to MAVQAVHLEADAFLVCLNHALSTEKEEVMGLCIGEVDTSRIVHIHSVIILRRSDKRKDRVEISPEQLSAASTEAERLAEMTGRPMRVVGWYHSHPHITVWPSHVDVRTQAMYQMMDQGFVGLIFSCFIEDKNTKTGRILYTCFQSIQAQKSSEYERIEIPIHVVPHETIGKVCLESAVELPKILCQEEQDAYRRIHSLTHLDSVTKIHNGSVFTKNLCSQMSAISGPLLQWLEDRLEQNKQRVQELQQEKEQLLEELAALE; encoded by the exons ATGGCGGTGCAGGCGGTGCACCTGGAGGCTGACGCCTTTCTGGTGTGCCTCAACCACGCGCTGAGCACCGAGAAGGAGGAGGTCATGGGGCTCTGCATCGGCGAG gTTGATACGAGCCGAATTGTTCATATCCACTCTGTGATCATCCTGCGCCGCTCCGATAAGAGAAAAGACCGTGTGGAAATTTCGCCAGAGCAGCTTTCAGCTGCTTCTACTGAAGCAGAGA GGTTGGCTGAAATGACAGGACGTCCCATGAGAGTTGTGGGCTGGTATCACTCTCATCCTCATATTACTGTCTGGCCATCACATGTTG ACGTCCGCACACAAGCTATGTATCAGATGATGGACCAAGGTTTTGTGGGGCTTATCTTTTCCTGCTTCATTGAGGACAAAAACACAAAG ACAGGCAGGATTCTCTACACCTGCTTCCAGTCCATTCAGGCCCAGAAGAGCTCAGA ATATGAAAGGATTGAAATTCCTATTCATGTTGTCCCCCATGAAACCATTGGGAAAGTGTGTCTGGAATCAGCTGTAGAGCTGCCCAAGATCCTTTGCCAAGAAGAGCAAGATGCCTACAGGAGAATTCACAG CCTCACCCATCTAGACTCTGTAACCAAGATTCATAATGGCTCAG TGTTCACAAAGAACCTCTGCAGCCAGATGTCTGCCATCAGTGGGCCACTCCTTCAGTGGCTGGAGGACAGACTAGAGCAGAACAAACAACGggtgcaggagctgcagcaggagaaagagCAGCTCCTGGAAGAACTAGCTGCTTTAGAGTGA
- the MTCP1 gene encoding protein p13 MTCP-1: MAEGGHAGAPPVRLWVRRVGVYCDEHRKTWLVAAEEEEGMLRARIQRVQVPLGEALRPSQLPPSRLPHMWQLSQGEQYRDSNSRVWEIEHHLMLGGVEELLLKLVPGD, translated from the exons ATGGCAGAAGGAGGGCACGCTGGCGCTCCTCCTGTCCGACTGTGGGTGCGACGCGTAGGTGTTTACTGCGATGAGCACCGCAAAACGTGGCTTGTGGCTGCGGAAGAG GAGGAAGGTATGCTGAGGGCTCGGATCCAAAGAGTTCAGGTTCCCCTGGGTGAGGCGCTGCgacccagccagctccccccatcTCGGCTGCCTCATATGTGGCAGCTGTCCCAGGGTGAGCAGTACAGGGATAGTAACTCTCGCGTTTGGGAGATAGAGCACCATCTCATG CTTGGTGGTGTTGAAGAGCTGCTGCTTAAACTCGTGCCTGGTGATTAA
- the CMC4 gene encoding cx9C motif-containing protein 4 — protein MFSELSVTEGNWELLALRQRLASPPPEKHVVSTVTFSYHFSSLNMSQKDPCQKQACEIQKCLQVKNYMESKCETVLQEMWKCCAQYPKGRSVCCSGFEKEEREREKFKATSEEIPPPPQ, from the exons ATGTTTTCTGAACTGTCTGTGACAGAGGGAAATTGGGAGCTCTTGGCTTTAAGACAGCGTCTTGCCTCCCCACCCCCTGAAAAGCATGTTGTTTCTACAGTAACATTTTCCTATCATTTTAGTTCTCTGAACATGTCCCAGAAGGATCCCTGCCAGAAACAAGCCtgtgaaatacagaaatgctTGCAAG tgaaaaactACATGGAGTCTAAGTGTGAAACCGTACTTCAGGAAATGTGGAAGTGCTGCGCCCAGTACCCCAAGGGCAGATCCGTCTGTTGTTCGGGGtttgagaaagaagaaagggagagagaaaagtttAAGGCGACTTCAGAAGAAATTCCCCCACCACCTCAGTAA
- the FUNDC2 gene encoding FUN14 domain-containing protein 2 isoform X2: protein MAVPGGGVKEDSFNVLDLAEYTKNRPWWRKVFAPSSGSSAEKYNVATQLVIGGVTGWCTGFIFQKVGKLAATAVGGGFFLLQIANHTGYIKVDWKLVERDVNKAKQQLKFHSSGNKMSPEVKSRVDEVIIFLKKNIILTGGFAGGFLLGMAS, encoded by the exons ATGGCGGTGCCGGGCGGAg GTGTGAAGGAGGACTCATTCAACGTGCTGGATCTGGCGGAGTACACGAAGAATCGGCCGTGGTGGCGCAAGGTCTTTGCCCCCAGCTCGGGATCAAGCGCGGAGAAATACAATGTGGCCACACAGCTGGTGATTGGAGGGGTCACGGGATG GTGTACTGGATTCATCTTCCAGAAAGTTGGAAAGCTGGCAGCGACAGCGGTGGGAGGTGGCTTTTTCCTACTTCAG ATTGCAAACCACACAGGATACATTAAAGTGGACTGGAAGCTGGTAGAACGGGACGTGAACAAAgccaagcagcagctgaaatttCACAGCAGTGGTAACAAAATGTCTCCAGAAGTGAAAAGCAGAGTGGATGAG GTAATCATATTTCTGAAGAAGAATATTATCCTGACTGGAGGGTTTGCTGGAGGATTCCTGCTCGGAATGGCGTCCTAG
- the FUNDC2 gene encoding FUN14 domain-containing protein 2 isoform X1: MGWDGGIVPGSPSAAPPAESRTRALRGTVSIGNARRPVPGPGTACGPEPPQDALEAAPGTGLLSPRPGIRGMTCRSTEGCGESRGQSPSVKEDSFNVLDLAEYTKNRPWWRKVFAPSSGSSAEKYNVATQLVIGGVTGWCTGFIFQKVGKLAATAVGGGFFLLQIANHTGYIKVDWKLVERDVNKAKQQLKFHSSGNKMSPEVKSRVDEVIIFLKKNIILTGGFAGGFLLGMAS, translated from the exons atgggatgggatggcggCATCGTCCCTGGCTCCCCCAGCGCGGCCCCTCCGGCAGAGAGCAGAACCCGTGCCCTGCGCGGCACCGTTTCCATTGGCAACGCGCGGCGACCGGTACCGGGGCCTGGCACCGCCTGCGGGCCCGAACCGCCGCAGGACGCTCTGGAGGCGGCTCCCGGAACAGGGCTTCTCAGCCCGCGCCCCGGCATCAGGGGCATGACCTGCAGGAGCACCGAGGGGTGTGGGGAGTCCCGGGGACAGAGTCCGA GTGTGAAGGAGGACTCATTCAACGTGCTGGATCTGGCGGAGTACACGAAGAATCGGCCGTGGTGGCGCAAGGTCTTTGCCCCCAGCTCGGGATCAAGCGCGGAGAAATACAATGTGGCCACACAGCTGGTGATTGGAGGGGTCACGGGATG GTGTACTGGATTCATCTTCCAGAAAGTTGGAAAGCTGGCAGCGACAGCGGTGGGAGGTGGCTTTTTCCTACTTCAG ATTGCAAACCACACAGGATACATTAAAGTGGACTGGAAGCTGGTAGAACGGGACGTGAACAAAgccaagcagcagctgaaatttCACAGCAGTGGTAACAAAATGTCTCCAGAAGTGAAAAGCAGAGTGGATGAG GTAATCATATTTCTGAAGAAGAATATTATCCTGACTGGAGGGTTTGCTGGAGGATTCCTGCTCGGAATGGCGTCCTAG